The following proteins come from a genomic window of Nitrospira sp.:
- a CDS encoding Dihydroxy-acid dehydratase → MKKDVRLQSHDLLVGAGRAPARAMLKAVGFTDDDLAKPLVGVANTWIEVMPCNFHLRRLSERVKAGIRAGGGTPIEYNTIAVSDGISMGTEGMKASLISREVIADSIELVARGHLFDAVVALSGCDKTIPGTVMALARLNVPSLMLYGGSIMPGQFQGHDVTIQDVFEAVGKHASGKMTDAELKDLEDHACPGPGACGGQFTANTMAIAFEFLGISPMGRNGVPAMDGRKDDVAFECGKMVMDLVKHDVRPRRIITRKSLENAIAAVATTGGSTNAVLHLLAIARESGIKLSIDDFDKINRKVPLLADLKPGGRFAAADLYAAGGTTLVAKRLLDAGLLHGDQLTVTGRTIGEEASQARETPGQQVLRPLSSPIKPTGGLVILKGNLAPEGCVVKVAGHSMMKFQGPAKVYDREEDAFVAVKSGQIKAGDVVVIRYEGPSGGPGMREMLGVTAAIVGAGLGDSVALLTDGRFSGATHGLMAGHVAPEAVRGGPIASVKNGDLITFDIPKRRLDVALSKKELAARLKKVKPPVPRYTSGVMGKYARHVSSASEGAVTS, encoded by the coding sequence ATGAAAAAAGATGTGCGGCTACAGAGTCATGATCTTCTGGTCGGGGCCGGACGTGCCCCGGCTCGGGCCATGTTAAAAGCCGTCGGCTTTACGGACGATGACCTGGCCAAACCTCTCGTCGGTGTAGCCAATACATGGATCGAGGTCATGCCGTGCAATTTTCATTTGCGGCGGCTTTCCGAACGAGTGAAAGCCGGGATCCGAGCCGGCGGCGGAACCCCGATCGAATACAACACCATCGCGGTGTCCGATGGGATTTCGATGGGCACCGAAGGGATGAAGGCGTCGCTGATCAGCCGCGAGGTCATCGCGGATTCGATTGAGCTCGTCGCCCGTGGGCACTTATTCGATGCCGTCGTCGCGCTTTCGGGTTGCGACAAAACAATCCCGGGAACAGTCATGGCCCTCGCCCGACTGAACGTGCCCTCGCTCATGCTCTATGGCGGCTCGATCATGCCGGGACAGTTTCAGGGACACGATGTGACTATTCAGGATGTTTTTGAAGCCGTCGGCAAACATGCGTCGGGAAAGATGACCGACGCCGAGTTGAAGGACTTGGAGGATCACGCCTGTCCGGGACCAGGAGCCTGTGGAGGCCAGTTCACGGCCAATACCATGGCTATTGCGTTTGAATTTCTCGGCATTTCACCGATGGGTCGCAATGGAGTTCCGGCCATGGACGGTCGGAAAGATGATGTTGCATTTGAGTGCGGCAAAATGGTGATGGATCTTGTCAAGCATGATGTGCGCCCTCGCCGGATTATCACCCGCAAGTCATTGGAGAACGCCATCGCTGCCGTCGCCACCACCGGAGGCTCCACGAACGCCGTGCTGCATCTTCTTGCCATCGCCCGTGAATCTGGGATCAAACTGAGCATCGACGACTTCGATAAGATCAATCGGAAAGTCCCGCTCCTCGCCGATTTGAAGCCCGGCGGTCGATTTGCCGCGGCGGACCTCTATGCCGCAGGAGGGACCACCCTCGTTGCCAAACGACTGCTTGATGCCGGATTGCTTCACGGCGATCAGCTTACCGTCACAGGCAGAACGATTGGCGAAGAAGCATCACAGGCTCGTGAAACGCCCGGACAACAAGTTCTACGTCCTCTCTCCTCCCCTATCAAACCAACCGGGGGCCTTGTGATTCTGAAGGGGAATTTGGCGCCGGAAGGCTGCGTGGTGAAGGTTGCCGGCCATTCGATGATGAAATTTCAAGGACCGGCAAAGGTCTATGACCGAGAGGAGGATGCGTTCGTGGCGGTCAAATCGGGGCAGATCAAAGCCGGCGATGTCGTCGTCATTCGGTATGAAGGTCCGTCGGGGGGGCCAGGCATGCGCGAGATGTTGGGCGTGACGGCAGCGATCGTGGGTGCCGGACTCGGCGACTCCGTCGCGTTGCTCACTGACGGCCGGTTCTCAGGAGCGACTCATGGATTGATGGCCGGACACGTCGCCCCTGAAGCGGTCAGAGGAGGGCCGATCGCGTCGGTTAAAAATGGCGATCTCATCACCTTCGATATCCCCAAACGCCGTCTGGATGTCGCCTTATCGAAGAAGGAACTCGCCGCTCGACTGAAAAAGGTGAAACCACCGGTGCCACGCTATACGTCGGGCGTGATGGGAAAATACGCCAGACACGTCTCATCCGCATCGGAAGGCGCTGTAACCAGTTGA
- a CDS encoding Efflux ABC transporter, ATP-binding protein, with product MDVNGETVVQIDHLCKVFTVGFWSRRVLAVDSVSLEVQRGEVFGFLGPNGAGKTTTIKILMGLIYPSGGTATLFARPVGDPVAKAKVGFLPESPYFYDYLTGREFLRFYGHLFGLVGSALDKRIDGLLELVGMAHARDLQLRKFSKGMLQRVGIAQALINDPKLVILDEPMSGLDPIGRKEVRDLILRLKESGKTVMFSSHILHDAELLCDRVAMIMKGKLVACGPVSELIAGDTTHEVEMVIDRLLPEALERIKPLADKVVLQGERVMVVLTSQQDIDQALDVIRSAKAKLVALTPHKASLEDLFIRKATVAQQPAEVSPHYS from the coding sequence ATGGATGTGAACGGCGAAACGGTTGTTCAAATAGACCACCTTTGTAAGGTTTTCACGGTCGGCTTCTGGAGCCGACGCGTGCTAGCAGTTGACTCGGTATCGCTTGAAGTACAGCGGGGTGAAGTCTTTGGATTTCTCGGGCCGAACGGGGCAGGGAAGACAACGACGATTAAGATACTGATGGGACTCATCTATCCGAGTGGGGGTACTGCAACTCTATTTGCACGGCCGGTTGGTGACCCAGTTGCCAAAGCTAAAGTGGGATTCCTGCCGGAATCACCGTATTTTTATGACTATCTCACCGGTAGAGAATTCCTGCGATTCTATGGTCATCTCTTTGGGCTAGTGGGATCTGCACTCGACAAACGCATCGATGGATTGTTGGAACTTGTCGGCATGGCGCATGCCCGCGATTTACAATTGCGGAAATTCTCGAAAGGCATGTTGCAGCGCGTGGGAATCGCACAAGCTTTGATCAATGATCCGAAGCTGGTCATCTTGGATGAGCCGATGTCGGGACTGGATCCGATCGGGCGAAAAGAAGTACGTGATCTCATTCTGAGGCTCAAAGAAAGCGGCAAGACGGTGATGTTCAGTTCACACATCCTGCACGATGCGGAACTGCTGTGCGATCGGGTGGCCATGATCATGAAGGGAAAGTTGGTCGCTTGCGGGCCTGTGTCGGAATTGATTGCCGGAGACACTACCCATGAAGTCGAGATGGTGATTGACCGGTTGCTTCCTGAAGCGCTCGAACGGATCAAACCCTTGGCCGATAAAGTAGTTCTTCAAGGTGAGCGGGTCATGGTGGTGCTGACCAGTCAGCAGGATATCGATCAGGCACTAGATGTGATCCGATCGGCCAAGGCTAAACTAGTGGCGCTCACGCCGCATAAGGCCTCACTCGAAGATCTGTTTATTCGCAAGGCCACAGTGGCGCAGCAGCCTGCGGAGGTTAGCCCACATTATTCATGA
- a CDS encoding TPR domain protein, with protein MVPYGRWLRRNGMLLLRMMLLSLFLSGAIVACAISSQPKTTLPPPATAVQPPPSAPESDATYHFMMGHQAELAQDLDAALKEYHAALKVDPQSREVKSRLAALYFALGDVSQAVQYADEVGEGTGQEPQMLTHMAGILASAGKPERALELLDKAIEHDPERGESYFPKGLILLNQKRIAEAEQVVKKGLQYTSDSPIGYYYLGRISIEAGNAEQAVANFDRAIAVNQAFEPAYLAQASVYESRQEKGKAIAILQKYLHQVNPRNRDIRQHLVQLYIATKDYAGGLAELEKLLEDNPGDLDAQLRMALIYGEKKEFTKAISQLTEILKAKPAELKVRDYLGYLYEETKDFPKAIETYRYNIHLDPKFADSHIHLGVLLYRLKQFPEAVTHLDEAVRLMPKQPEPHIVLGLAHFQSEQFEKASQAFEEGIRHNPKSADLHFNLGTAYDKLNRFDDVVRAMETALSLDPHHADALNYLGYSYAERGIKIDQALSLTKRAVALKPENGYYVDSLGWAFYKSGMLAEALTEIKKAVAMVGDDPVIYEHLGEIYLKQQKVADAREAWIHSLEIDPSNEKLLQRFREQGLANPTYEDRIQQAKRRVSEKAQTQQAIP; from the coding sequence GCTGCTCTCCCTATTCCTCTCCGGTGCTATAGTCGCCTGTGCAATTTCCTCCCAGCCGAAGACAACGCTTCCTCCGCCCGCCACAGCGGTGCAGCCTCCACCGTCGGCGCCTGAATCGGATGCTACGTACCATTTTATGATGGGGCATCAAGCGGAACTTGCTCAGGATTTGGACGCCGCGTTGAAGGAATATCATGCCGCCCTGAAAGTCGATCCTCAATCACGAGAAGTCAAATCTCGTTTGGCCGCGCTGTATTTCGCGTTGGGTGATGTGTCGCAAGCGGTGCAGTACGCGGATGAAGTCGGAGAAGGAACGGGACAAGAACCGCAAATGTTGACCCATATGGCGGGCATCTTAGCCAGTGCGGGAAAGCCGGAGCGTGCCTTGGAGTTATTGGACAAGGCCATCGAACATGATCCGGAAAGAGGAGAATCTTACTTTCCGAAGGGACTCATTCTCCTGAACCAAAAACGAATTGCCGAGGCGGAACAGGTCGTCAAGAAAGGCCTGCAATATACCTCAGATTCGCCGATCGGCTACTACTATTTGGGCCGCATTTCGATAGAAGCAGGCAACGCCGAACAGGCTGTCGCCAACTTCGATCGGGCCATCGCTGTGAACCAAGCATTCGAACCTGCCTATTTGGCGCAAGCGTCAGTCTACGAATCACGCCAGGAGAAGGGCAAGGCCATCGCCATTCTTCAGAAATATCTGCACCAGGTGAATCCGCGGAACCGGGATATTCGCCAACATCTCGTCCAGTTGTATATTGCGACGAAAGATTATGCCGGTGGTCTTGCGGAGCTGGAAAAGTTGCTGGAGGACAATCCGGGCGATCTCGATGCCCAGTTACGCATGGCATTGATTTACGGAGAAAAAAAGGAATTTACGAAGGCGATCAGCCAATTGACGGAGATCTTAAAGGCCAAACCGGCTGAACTAAAAGTGAGAGATTACCTTGGGTATTTGTACGAAGAAACCAAGGATTTCCCCAAGGCGATAGAGACCTATCGCTATAATATTCATCTGGATCCGAAATTTGCCGACAGCCATATTCATCTTGGCGTGCTCCTCTATCGGCTCAAGCAATTTCCGGAGGCCGTGACTCACCTCGATGAAGCGGTCCGGCTCATGCCGAAACAGCCTGAACCGCACATCGTCTTAGGATTAGCACATTTCCAGAGCGAACAATTCGAAAAGGCGTCACAAGCGTTTGAGGAGGGGATTCGGCATAATCCGAAGAGCGCCGATCTGCATTTCAACCTCGGGACGGCCTACGACAAGCTGAATCGGTTTGACGACGTGGTGCGTGCCATGGAAACCGCGCTCTCCCTCGACCCGCATCACGCCGATGCCTTGAACTATCTCGGCTACAGTTATGCCGAGCGAGGCATCAAGATCGATCAAGCCTTGTCGCTGACGAAACGGGCGGTCGCGCTCAAGCCGGAGAACGGCTACTACGTCGATAGTCTGGGATGGGCTTTTTATAAATCCGGCATGCTGGCCGAGGCGCTCACGGAGATCAAGAAAGCCGTGGCGATGGTCGGCGACGACCCTGTCATCTACGAGCATTTGGGGGAGATTTATTTGAAGCAACAGAAAGTTGCCGATGCTCGTGAAGCTTGGATCCACTCACTGGAAATCGATCCTTCCAATGAAAAGTTGCTCCAACGATTCCGCGAGCAGGGCCTGGCTAACCCGACCTATGAAGATCGTATCCAACAGGCCAAGCGCCGGGTGTCAGAGAAGGCACAGACTCAACAGGCGATACCTTAA